From the genome of Actinomycetota bacterium, one region includes:
- a CDS encoding TauD/TfdA family dioxygenase, producing MATTNPSTAWRDDIDVTPHPPVGATVSGLDLDDLPPGAVDFLVEVLADHGVVIFTGQDIDDAGFVRFLARFGTLTFTRGETPVQGHPDLNVVSNEGRTEPPRSSFHTDTSYVRQPPTYTALRAVVLPERGGETLFTNQYRAFDTLPDHLKATLDGRSATHVATGVDLGAGDESRADHRVFQRHPVSGRTTIYISTPQRCATVSGMADADARASIESLYLHCTAEDNIYRHAWSPGDVIMWDNRCVLHKADHSGVDGIRTLHRGLVIARPGNGA from the coding sequence ATGGCCACCACGAACCCATCGACGGCCTGGCGGGATGACATCGACGTGACGCCCCACCCGCCTGTCGGCGCCACGGTGAGCGGCCTCGACCTCGACGACCTGCCGCCCGGGGCCGTGGACTTCCTCGTGGAGGTGCTCGCCGATCATGGGGTCGTCATCTTCACGGGCCAGGACATCGACGACGCGGGCTTCGTGAGGTTCCTCGCGCGCTTCGGGACCCTCACCTTCACCCGGGGGGAGACCCCCGTGCAGGGGCATCCCGACCTCAACGTGGTGAGCAACGAAGGCCGGACGGAACCCCCGCGCAGTTCGTTCCATACCGACACCAGCTACGTGCGGCAACCGCCTACCTACACGGCGCTGCGCGCGGTGGTGCTACCGGAGCGCGGCGGGGAGACGCTCTTCACCAATCAGTACCGGGCCTTCGACACCCTGCCTGATCACCTCAAGGCCACGCTCGATGGACGCAGCGCCACCCATGTGGCGACCGGCGTGGACCTCGGCGCCGGCGACGAGTCACGCGCGGACCACCGGGTCTTCCAGCGGCATCCGGTGTCGGGTCGCACCACGATCTACATATCGACCCCCCAGCGATGCGCGACCGTGAGCGGCATGGCCGACGCGGACGCCCGGGCGAGCATTGAATCGCTCTACCTGCACTGCACGGCCGAGGACAACATCTACCGGCATGCGTGGTCGCCGGGTGACGTCATCATGTGGGACAACCGGTGCGTGCTGCACAAGGCGGACCACTCGGGGGTGGACGGCATCCGCACCCTGCACCGGGGCCTGGTGATCGCCCGCCCCGGCAACGGGGCATGA
- a CDS encoding SAM-dependent methyltransferase has translation MRPVTPVGILAASLRGIAGDDHWSAVTDQSLMSALLDAGELAAGLEPYAAECTTPESPALKSLAHHTAATDWSAGRASAAGALEAEMLSGHVEGQFLKMLVAITRSRRVLEVGMFTGYSALAMAEALPEDGVVVACEINADAAHLARQAFAGSPHGGKIVVEVGAAADTLRRLAAEGAPFDFIFLDADKAGYADYFEAVIDGGLLAPHGVMCVDNTLLQGHAYVTGRSSDAGDAIREFNRMVADDPRVDQVLVPLRDGVTIVRLTDAG, from the coding sequence CTGCGCCCCGTGACGCCGGTGGGAATCCTCGCCGCGTCGCTGCGGGGCATCGCCGGAGACGATCACTGGTCGGCCGTGACCGACCAATCGCTGATGTCCGCGCTGCTCGACGCCGGTGAACTGGCTGCGGGGCTCGAGCCCTACGCGGCCGAATGCACCACGCCGGAGTCGCCAGCCCTGAAGAGCCTCGCGCACCACACCGCCGCCACCGACTGGTCCGCCGGTCGGGCCTCAGCCGCGGGCGCGCTCGAGGCCGAGATGCTGTCCGGCCATGTCGAGGGCCAATTCCTCAAGATGCTCGTCGCCATAACGCGCTCGCGGCGGGTCCTCGAGGTCGGGATGTTCACCGGGTACTCCGCGCTGGCGATGGCGGAGGCCCTGCCCGAGGACGGCGTCGTGGTCGCCTGCGAGATCAACGCGGACGCCGCGCATCTGGCCCGGCAGGCATTCGCGGGGTCCCCGCATGGCGGGAAGATCGTGGTGGAGGTCGGCGCGGCCGCCGACACCCTGCGCCGGCTCGCCGCCGAGGGCGCGCCGTTCGACTTCATTTTCCTCGATGCCGACAAGGCTGGGTATGCCGACTACTTCGAGGCCGTGATCGACGGTGGCCTGCTGGCCCCGCATGGGGTGATGTGCGTGGACAACACGCTCCTGCAGGGGCACGCGTACGTGACCGGGAGGTCGTCCGATGCCGGTGATGCGATCAGGGAGTTCAACCGGATGGTGGCCGATGACCCCCGGGTGGATCAGGTGCTGGTCCCCCTGCGCGACGGCGTGACGATCGTGCGCCTGACGGACGCGGGCTGA